The window TCCCATTCCCTTTTGTACAGATTCCTACAAATTCAGCCGGGCTCATTGAGTTTAGGGCTCATCCTTTCTTGCTACAAAAATACTGTCCCTCACATCAGCGTGATAGGACTCCTCGTTGCTGTAGTTGTGAGAGAATGGAGGTCAGTTGAAAGAATTTGAATCAACCTTTCTGCTGTCCAAAACCAAAGTGAAGGGAGGGGGATAAAGAAGcttagaaagaaaatgtaaattgtagttttctgaaaaatagtttgaattttataataatatttttttcccatgcCATGCAGCCTAGGGACACTAGATATATATCGCTTGATGATGGCCGGAAGCTATGTCTAGAGTGTCTAGACTCTGCAATAATGGATACTCATGAATGCCAACCTCTTTACTTTGAAATTCGAAAATTTTATGAAGGTTTAAATATGAAGGTCGAGCAGGAAATTCCCTTACTTTTGGTTGAGAGACCAGCCCTGAATGAGGCTATGGAAGGAGAAAAGAATGTAAGGCTGATGCATCGAGACCATCAATAAGTaagccttttgttttgttatatttttttatggttttattttcaatttttacattttcatgGTCAGGGTCATCATCACTTACCTGAAACCAGAGGACTCTGCTTGTCGGAAGAACAAACTGTTCCCACTGTAATTTCTCGTCACAAGTCATACATAAGCTAGTGTTTGGTTTCTTAAAGGTGTCTGTTTATAGATTGAAATTGTATATTTATTTGACCCCAATTACCAGGTTTGGAGGTGGCCAAGGAATGGGGCAGGAAACCGTTTCATAGACATAAGAATAGAACTTTCTAGGCTAAGCCGTAGGTGTGAAGTAGCTGCAATTCTCATTCTGTATGGCCTTCCCAGGTATTATCATCTATTTGTGTTGATCACTCATCAAATTCATCATCATTCATGATATTTGAGAATTTTCAAGTATGCATCCTTTACATTCCATACATGCAGGTTGTTGACGGGTTCAATTTTGGCTCATGAGATGATGCATGCCTGGCTTCGACTTAAAGGTTTGCCCATCCTATGACATACATCATGATCTTGTCCAGTATTTCCTTCGTTTTCGGTTATTTACTTTCATATGGTCAGGTAAGAAGTACAAATGTTGTTTTTGACAGGTTATCCCAACCTACGTCCAGAGGTCGAAGAAGGCATATGCCAGGTCCTGGCTCATATGTGGCTAGATTCTGAGATATATTCTAGTTCGGGAGGTGAAGGTGcttcgtcgtcgtcgtcatcctCACCACCATCTTCTTCCACGTCATCAAAGAAAGGGCCGCGATCTGACTTTGAGAAGAAGCTTGGTGAGTTTTTCAAGCACCAGATCGAGTCAGATACATCGCCAGATTATGGAGAAGGTTTCATGATAGGTAACCAGGCAGTGCTGAAACATGGCCTCAGGAGAACCCTTGACCACATTCAGATGACAGGAACCTTTCCTGTCTGATCTACTGATTGATAGTTATAGCAATAATTGGTAttttctctcacaaatacctcacccCTACGATATTAAACTTACACTATCTAAAgtaaaaaacccataaaaagaaATACACCAGGAGActtcatatataataatattgctTCCGTGCAACTGCTGCAAAACTCTTAAAGGTGGGCACCACATGGATAGCATTTTATGACAAGCTATTGAATCTCTTCAAAATATTGAATATATTAGAATGTGTATAcctccttttcttgttttctttacaaCATTTCCCTACTATCCATTGTTCATTTTGAAGCAGCTTGTTTATATTAGTTACATGACTCAGTCCGGCACTTTGTACAAGAAACTGAATTAAATGACTGGTTTGTGAAATTTCCATTTTGTTAAGGGAAGGGTTTCCATTTTCTTCTCCGCATACAGTTGTCATTGTGGAACTTctattatacatttttttttaatctttactatgttttattttattttatttggaacatgggaatttttttaaatctttatctctctctcattaaaaaaaaaaaaggtctttgTTTTATGACCTTCAACTATGATAAGGTAGGCTTTCAATGTACAACTTTTGTCTTCAAGGAGACAACCAAACATTTTGGATTTCCATTTGAAAGATTATGATCTCTGCAAGAATCTATGGAGGAATTGAAGAAGCAGACAGTTGCATTTTGAAGCAATCATGATGACGATTAAAGCATAAGAAGCAGACGGTTGCATTTTGCATTTAACTATGATAAGCTAAATGGCAGGAAGAGTATTTTTTCCGTGGCTAGAAAGAGAGTTTGTTTCGGGTATGGGAGATGAATGCAATGAAAGCTCGGGATGAGGGAAATGGAGATGGGTGACTTAGTTGATTCTGGTATGGAGGTGGGGGTgatattgtttgattttgttaagatgaatctttcttttaagaaagaaggaagaatgatTGAGTTGAAGGGCATTTCTGATAAGGTGAAATTACTAATGATGTCAGTAGATAAGGTTTCCAAGAACCTTGCAGACaagatttgtatatttttagcTCAAATTTTCTTAATCACAAGCCATGAGGAGTCTGTTATCAAAgcctatcatcatcatcatgagaTTTGTGCTTTGTTAGCTGAATAAATTGATGTGTTTGCTAAACATACTCAGCTGCCTCCGGCTAGGAAACATGATCATGGAATTCAATTGCTATTAGATGCCAAACCTGTGAATGCAAGACCATATAGTCTTAGAAGGATGAGATTGAGAGGTTGGCGGACAAGGTAGAGTTTAAGATCCCAGTTGAAATCACatgttagataataatataaattatattttgagatctcatctaataacttaagttattgggtataattggttctttgatataatattatagagttTTGATGACTAAGAGGTCATTAGTTTGAATttcattacttttatttatatgataaaaattaagcacaatatTGTTTGAGTCTGtataagtttcaagttcaaaatttttttatttaagaaggtgtgttaaagaataattttaataatatattaaaaaataataggataAAGAACCAGTATGAAAAATTTTCAAACCCGAACCTTATTTTATCAGTGACACCATATGAGCGTGTAGACAGATTTACAAGATCACTTGAAATGTTATACAAAGCATTTGAATCAATAAGCCAGGGTTTTTCTATAGCATTGAATGTCTGAACTTTTGCAGTATTAGAATTGAATTGAGAAAAAGTCTTTGCGATATGTCCTAGCTGATCACAGATTTGACATCAAGGTTGATAGCGACGATTGAATCTGTTGGACCAACCTAATCCATATGAGGCCCAACAATTGTCTTGCTGAGAATTAATTTGAGAGCAGGGCTGCCCattttgtttattaaagtgtCTTGTAGAGTAATTGTTATTTGAATCCTGTTTCGTTCGATTGGTGTAATTTGCAGAGACCAGAGACCACGAGCTGTTGTGTTGCAGCTTCCAAGCAATGTAGATAGGTTTCATGACCTATCAAGAGATCATGCAATTCCTCAAAAGTTAAGGAGTTCTCGAGCATGAATAGAGGCAACAATCTCCTTAAAATCGACCCCTAATCCATGTAAGATGTTGAGCATAAGATCATCATCCGAAAGTGGATGGTCGATAATGGCAATTTCATTTGCCAATGTCTTCACATCATGCAAGTAGTCAGTAATTGATCTATATATTGCCACGCTGAATTAATGTAAATTCCTCCTTAAGTTGCATGGCCCTAGTTTTGGAATGACTAGCATATAAGGCATAGAGTTTCTGTCAGGCTTGATGAGATGTTTTTGCAGCGGCTATAAGAGAAGTGATTGTGAGTGATGTAGAGGCTAGGATGACATTGAGAATGAGTTTGTTTTGTCTAACCCAATGTGTTTTATTGAGGTTGGTAGTGCGATTATCATCAATTAAGGAACATGGAATGCCGCCATTGACATAATCAAGTAAATCATAGTCAATAAGTAAGGCTTCAAATTGAGCTTGCCATTGAGGAAAGGTAGATGGAGttagtttttcattaatttcagcAGTGAAATTCAGAGTAATAAGAGGCTTATCAGAATTAGAAAAAGATTGTGTGTTAGGGCTGAGATTTTAGCTTTGATCTAAAAGGGAAGACATGCTTGAACTTAGAATTGTTATCTTTTGAGAGGTttttggctctgataccataaaaaGATTTGAACTAATGTGTTTTCCATGAATGAATTTTCACTATTGAATTATTAAACGattacataatatatatacactGACCATAAAAGTCTAATGAAAGTAGGACATTTGTTTAAACTAAGTTTTATCTTGGAATAAATTACAAACAACAGAAAACTACATCAGATTAAAGTAGGCAATGGTTTCTCTTGAGTTGCCAATACTATAAACTGTTTTTCGTGTTTCTcaaatatttgaatttgtttctgcttaaaattaattattttttttaatgattttgaattgtattgatgtattgatatcaaaaatgattttaaaaaaataaaaaaacattattttgatgtattttaaagcaaaaaatacttttaaaagaaaCCGCTATCATATTTCTAAACACCCTCTAAATTGTTTACTAATGGTATTatccaaccaaataaaaatCCTTTTGCCTCTCATATGTTGCtcgttaaaaagaaaaatgatgctTGGAGGCTTTGTGTTGATTTTAGATAGTTAAATAACATTAAGTTTCTAATTCCAttcattattttgaaaaaaaatcattatcatatTCCTAAACACCCTCCAAATTGTTTACGAATAGTATTATCCAACCAAACAAAAGTCCTTTTGCCTTTCATATGTTGCttgttaaaaagaaagatgatgCTTGGAGCGTTGATTGATAGTTAAATGATATTAAGTTACTAATTCCGTTAATGGATGATTTGCTAGATGAGCTTAGTTGatcacatttcttttttaagatcGATATTAGAGCTGGATATAAATATGAATGAGCGAAGCTAATTCAGAACCTTTTAAGGTGACTATGTATGGATTTAGACTAATGCTTCTTGTATTTTCAAATGCTCAAACAACATTTCAAGTCATCTtagtttataattgttttacaaTGAAAAACCGATATTTGACATCTCTAGATTATACTGAATATTTTGAGAAGAAATCGATTGTATGCTAAGCAATCTAAATGCTCAAGAACAGGTTAACTATTTAGGGTATATTATTTATGGTCATCTTAGTTTATTTAGGAAGTCAATCAAGGAGTTGAGATTGAATGGCTATTAGAGGAAGTTCATTCGTGGCTATGGAATATTAAGGTCACTtactaaatcattgaaaaattagaggtgattattttttgtttggtttgatttttataaaaaaaaataactaaacagattttaaaaaaatcaaaaccggttcaaactgactggttttggttattttagaataaaaaacagTTCAAACCAGTTTTCtagtttggctcagtttttcttggtttggttcagttttttccggtttggtttggttttttttttccggtttgggttcagtttggtttttttggttttagacttataaaaccaaaccgaacaggttggttttttatttttaattataattggtttaatcggttttttttacggttcggtttttttgttatttttttccagttttctcggtttaattgattttttgatttttttgctcacctctaATACCTTCCATTGGATGATGAAACATAGAAAACTTTTCATTCATTAACAGCACATCTAAAAACATctcaattaaattca is drawn from Populus nigra chromosome 5, ddPopNigr1.1, whole genome shotgun sequence and contains these coding sequences:
- the LOC133695079 gene encoding protein DA1-related 1-like isoform X1 — protein: MDWWTNVLEGSSSRGHYPGRHGEDRYWDEPRRSVDDLLNFDNEEIEYAIALSLSEEDQKGKKVIEEDNESEQSEEYYKPHQPEEDVTAQLEEDEQLAKTIQESLSLESPPRARYDGGNLVPPYPFSSGYRICAGCNTEIGHGQFLSCMGGVWHPDCFCCNACNLPITDYEFSVSGNRRYHESCYRKKDHPRCDVCNKFIPTNSAGLIEFRAHPFLLQKYCPSHQRDRTPRCCSCERMEPRDTRYISLDDGRKLCLECLDSAIMDTHECQPLYFEIRKFYEGLNMKVEQEIPLLLVERPALNEAMEGEKNGHHHLPETRGLCLSEEQTVPTVWRWPRNGAGNRFIDIRIELSRLSRRCEVAAILILYGLPRLLTGSILAHEMMHAWLRLKGYPNLRPEVEEGICQVLAHMWLDSEIYSSSGGEGASSSSSSSPPSSSTSSKKGPRSDFEKKLGEFFKHQIESDTSPDYGEGFMIGNQAVLKHGLRRTLDHIQMTGTFPV
- the LOC133695079 gene encoding protein DA1-related 1-like isoform X2 → MDWWTNVLEGSSSRGHYPGRHGEDRYWDEPRRSVDDLLNFDNEEIEYAIALSLSEEDQKGKKVIEEDNESEQSEEYYKPHQPEEDVTAQLEEDEQLAKTIQESLSLESPPRARYDGGNLVPPYPFSSGYRICAGCNTEIGHGQFLSCMGGVWHPDCFCCNACNLPITDYEFSVSGNRRYHESCYRKKDHPRCDVCNKFPRDTRYISLDDGRKLCLECLDSAIMDTHECQPLYFEIRKFYEGLNMKVEQEIPLLLVERPALNEAMEGEKNGHHHLPETRGLCLSEEQTVPTVWRWPRNGAGNRFIDIRIELSRLSRRCEVAAILILYGLPRLLTGSILAHEMMHAWLRLKGYPNLRPEVEEGICQVLAHMWLDSEIYSSSGGEGASSSSSSSPPSSSTSSKKGPRSDFEKKLGEFFKHQIESDTSPDYGEGFMIGNQAVLKHGLRRTLDHIQMTGTFPV